A DNA window from Streptomyces sp. B21-083 contains the following coding sequences:
- the dhaK gene encoding dihydroxyacetone kinase subunit DhaK has protein sequence MKLLINVPETVVTDALRGMAAAHPELTVDVENRVIVRRDAPVAGKVALVSGGGSGHEPLHGGFVGPGMLSAACPGEVFTSPVPDQMVRAAAAVDSGAGVLFVVKNYTGDVLNFDMAAELAGDEGIQVAKVLVNDDVAVTDSLYTAGRRGTGGTLFVEKIAGAAADEGRPLEQVRSVAQRVNDRSRSFGVALGACTTPAKGSPTFDLPPGELELGVGIHGEPGRERRPMMTSGEIADFSVEAVLEDLNPRNPVLVLVNGMGATPLLELYGFNAEVQRVLAGRGVAVARTLVGNYVTSLDMAGASVTLCEIDEELLRLWDAPVRTAGLRWGM, from the coding sequence ATGAAGCTGCTCATCAACGTTCCGGAGACCGTGGTCACGGACGCGCTGCGGGGCATGGCGGCGGCCCATCCCGAGTTGACCGTCGACGTGGAGAACCGGGTGATCGTACGGCGGGACGCGCCGGTTGCCGGAAAAGTGGCCCTCGTCTCCGGTGGTGGGTCGGGGCACGAGCCGCTGCACGGAGGGTTCGTGGGACCGGGGATGCTGTCGGCGGCCTGTCCGGGTGAGGTGTTCACCTCTCCGGTGCCCGATCAGATGGTGCGGGCCGCGGCTGCCGTGGACAGCGGGGCGGGCGTCCTGTTCGTGGTGAAGAACTACACCGGCGACGTCCTCAACTTCGACATGGCGGCCGAACTCGCCGGGGACGAGGGCATCCAGGTCGCGAAAGTCCTCGTCAACGACGATGTCGCCGTCACCGACAGCCTCTACACGGCCGGGCGGCGCGGTACGGGCGGCACCCTGTTCGTCGAGAAGATCGCCGGTGCGGCGGCGGACGAGGGGCGTCCGTTGGAGCAGGTGCGCTCCGTCGCCCAGCGGGTCAACGACCGGTCCCGCAGCTTCGGCGTCGCCCTCGGCGCCTGTACCACCCCGGCCAAGGGCAGCCCCACCTTCGATCTGCCGCCGGGCGAGCTGGAGTTGGGCGTCGGCATCCACGGCGAACCGGGCCGGGAGCGGCGCCCGATGATGACCTCGGGCGAGATCGCCGACTTCTCGGTGGAGGCCGTGCTGGAGGATCTCAACCCGCGTAATCCCGTGCTGGTCCTGGTCAACGGGATGGGCGCGACGCCGCTGCTGGAGCTGTACGGGTTCAACGCCGAGGTGCAGCGGGTGCTGGCTGGACGCGGGGTCGCCGTGGCCCGCACGCTCGTCGGAAACTATGTCACCTCACTCGACATGGCCGGGGCCTCGGTGACCCTGTGCGAGATCGACGAGGAACTGCTGCGGCTGTGGGACGCGCCGGTGCGGACGGCGGGTCTGCGCTGGGGCATGTGA
- the dhaL gene encoding dihydroxyacetone kinase subunit DhaL — translation MLDADFFRRWMTATAVSVGREAERLTALDSPIGDADHGSNLRRGFDAVAAVVAEKVPDTPGAVLVLAGSRLISTVGGASGPLYGTLLRRTGKALGDAPEVSEEQFADALRAGVDAVMALGGATPGDKTMIDALVPAVDALTDSFAAARTAAEEGALATVPLQARKGRASYLGERSIGHQDPGATSAALLIATLAETAGE, via the coding sequence GTGCTCGACGCCGACTTCTTCCGCCGCTGGATGACGGCGACGGCCGTGTCCGTCGGCCGCGAGGCGGAGCGGCTCACCGCCCTGGACTCGCCCATCGGCGACGCCGACCACGGCAGCAATCTGCGGCGCGGATTCGACGCCGTGGCCGCCGTCGTGGCGGAGAAGGTACCGGACACGCCCGGTGCCGTCCTCGTGCTCGCCGGAAGCCGGCTCATCTCGACGGTCGGCGGCGCCTCCGGACCCCTGTACGGCACGTTGCTGCGCCGCACGGGCAAGGCGCTCGGCGATGCGCCAGAGGTGAGCGAGGAGCAGTTCGCGGACGCGCTGCGCGCCGGGGTGGACGCGGTGATGGCGCTCGGCGGTGCGACGCCCGGCGACAAGACGATGATCGACGCCCTGGTACCCGCCGTGGACGCTCTCACCGACTCGTTCGCCGCCGCGCGCACGGCCGCCGAAGAGGGCGCCCTCGCGACCGTACCGCTGCAGGCCCGCAAGGGCAGAGCGAGTTACCTCGGCGAGCGCAGCATCGGTCACCAGGACCCGGGGGCCACCTCGGCGGCCCTGCTCATCGCGACTCTCGCGGAGACCGCCGGTGAGTGA
- a CDS encoding PTS-dependent dihydroxyacetone kinase phosphotransferase subunit DhaM, translated as MSDTTGLGGEKGQQLVGVVLVSHSAAVAASVADLARGLVHGATAPVAAAGGTESGELGTSAELITAAARSVDRGAGVAVLTDLGSAVLTVKALLAEGDELPDGTRLVDAPFVEGAVAAVVTASTGADLAAVEAAAGEAYAYRKV; from the coding sequence GTGAGTGACACGACCGGCCTGGGCGGCGAGAAGGGCCAACAGTTGGTCGGGGTGGTGCTGGTGTCGCACAGCGCGGCGGTGGCCGCCTCGGTGGCGGACCTGGCCCGGGGTCTCGTCCACGGCGCGACCGCTCCCGTCGCAGCCGCGGGCGGCACCGAGTCCGGCGAACTCGGCACAAGCGCCGAACTGATCACCGCGGCGGCCCGTTCCGTGGACCGGGGTGCCGGGGTCGCCGTACTGACGGACCTGGGCAGCGCGGTCCTCACCGTGAAGGCGCTTCTTGCGGAGGGTGACGAACTCCCGGACGGAACCCGCCTGGTGGACGCCCCCTTCGTCGAGGGAGCGGTGGCGGCGGTCGTCACGGCGTCGACGGGGGCCGACCTCGCGGCGGTGGAGGCGGCGGCCGGGGAGGCGTACGCGTACCGCAAGGTGTGA
- a CDS encoding glycoside hydrolase family 75 protein codes for MRVQTLTLAVAGAALLAPTALPAAVHPNEPVRYEGGVRASDLLAKVRDCAPVSSGHYRSDAGAPADIPVCGTDDVVFWKADMDIDCDGQAGPRCNGRTDPYFADTTAYQQSDGRYLDPERLPFIVVPMASDIWNYRDHGIRGGSVAAVIYKDRVQYAVVGDTGPQDIIGEASYAAAAALGINPDPHGGGAASGVTYIVFKNARVSPIENHTAALETGERLARQFVGQEAESTDGTESAESTESSGNAENDATVADD; via the coding sequence GTGCGTGTCCAGACGCTGACGCTCGCCGTGGCCGGCGCCGCCCTGCTCGCCCCGACCGCGCTGCCCGCCGCCGTCCACCCGAACGAGCCGGTGCGGTACGAGGGCGGCGTCCGGGCCTCCGACCTGCTGGCCAAGGTGCGTGACTGCGCGCCCGTGTCCAGCGGCCACTACCGCAGCGACGCCGGAGCCCCCGCGGACATCCCCGTCTGCGGCACCGACGACGTCGTCTTCTGGAAGGCCGACATGGACATCGACTGCGACGGTCAGGCCGGGCCGCGCTGCAACGGGCGCACCGACCCGTACTTCGCGGACACCACCGCCTACCAGCAGTCCGACGGCCGCTATCTGGACCCCGAACGCCTGCCGTTCATCGTCGTCCCGATGGCCAGCGACATCTGGAACTACCGCGACCACGGCATCCGGGGTGGCTCGGTCGCCGCCGTCATCTACAAGGACCGCGTGCAGTACGCGGTCGTCGGCGACACCGGCCCGCAGGACATCATCGGCGAGGCGTCCTACGCCGCCGCCGCGGCCCTGGGCATCAACCCTGACCCGCACGGCGGCGGAGCTGCCTCCGGAGTCACGTACATCGTCTTCAAGAACGCCAGGGTGTCGCCGATCGAGAACCACACGGCGGCGCTGGAGACGGGGGAGCGGCTGGCGAGACAGTTCGTGGGCCAGGAGGCGGAGAGCACCGATGGCACCGAGAGCGCAGAAAGCACCGAGAGTTCCGGGAACGCGGAGAACGACGCGACCGTGGCCGACGACTGA